The genomic interval GGGTCACCTCGCCGATGATGCGGATGCCGAGGCCGGGGCCCGGGAAGGGCTGGCGTCCGACGATCGCCTCCGGAATGCCGAGCTCGCGGCCGATCGCGCGGACCTCGTCCTTGAACAGGGCGCGCAGCGGCTCGACGAGGTCGAAGTCGAGGTCATCGGGCAGACCGCCCACGTTGTGGTGCGACTTGATGTTCGCGGTGCCGGCGCCGCCGCCTGATTCGACGACGTCGGGGTACAGGGTGCCCTGCACGAGGAACTTCACCGGGGCGCCACCAGTGGCTTTGGCCTCGTCGACGAGGTCGCGCTGCACCTGCTCGAACGCGCGGATGAACTCGCGGCCGATGATCTTGCGCTTGGTCTCAGGGTCGGTGACGCCTTCGAGGTGACCGAGGAACGTGTCGACGGCGTCGACCGTGATGAGGCGCACGCCGGTGGACTCGACGTAGTCCTTCTCGACCTGCTCGCGCTCGCCCTTGCGCAGCAGACCGTGGTCGACGAAGACCGCGGTGAGCTGGTCGCCGATGGCCTTGTGCACCAGAGCGGTCGAGACGGCGGAGTCGACGCCGCCGGACAGCGCCGAGATGACGCGGGCATCGCCCACCTGCTCGCGGATGCGCTCGAGCTGCTCGGCGATCACGTTGTCGCTGTTCCAGTCGGCGGGCAGGCCTGCACCCTTGTGCAGGAAGTTCTCGATGATCGCCTGGCCATGGTCGGAGTGCTTGACCTCGGGGTGCCACTGCACCCCGTAGAACCCCCGGCTCTCATCGGCGAACGCCGCGACCTTGGTGGCGTCGGTGGTGGCGAGCACCTCGAAGCCCTCGGGGGCGCGGGCGACCTGATCGCCGTGGCTCATCCACACGTTCTGCTCGGCGGGCTGTCCGCCCAGCAGGGTGCTCTCCCCCGCCGCGATGTGCGCGTCGGTGGCCCCGTACTCACGCAGTCCGGTGTTGGCGACCTCGCCGCCGAGGGTCTGGGCCATGTATTGGAATCCGTAGCAGATGCCGAGCGTCGGCACGCCCAGCTCGAACACGGCCGGGTCGAGCTTCGGGGCGCCGTCCTCGTACACCGACGACGGTCCACCTGAGAGGATCAGCGCGACGGGGTTCTTCGCCGCGATCTCCTCGGCCGTGGCCGTGTGCGGCACGATCTCGCTGTAGACGCCCGCCTCGCGGACGCGGCGGGCGATCAGCTGCGCGTACTGCGCGCCGAAGTCGACGACGAGCGCTGGGCGCTGCTGGGTCTCGGTCTGCTCGGTCACCGGGCACCTTCCGTGGTGGTTGAGATCTGGGGATCAGCGGCGGCACCGGCGTCGCCTGAGGCAATGGATGCTGCCGCTTCGCGCTTCGCAAGGTAGGCCTTCACGTCGCGGGCGACCCGCGCCTCCATGATGAAGGACAGGAACGGGATGACGCCGCCGAGCGCGAGCAGGATGAACCGCAGGAACGGCCAGCGCATCATGCTCCACATCCGGAAGCAGGCGAAGAGGTACACGACGTAGAACCAGCCGTGCACGACGAGGATGCTCAGCGACAGGTTGATCCCGTCTCCGGTCGACTCGAGTCCGTCGGGGCCTTCGACGACGTCGGCGAACCAGAGGAATCCACCGGATCCTCCGAGGAAGAGTTCGAGGCGGATCGGCGTGTACTTCAGCACCATCTCGGCGACGAGCAGCAGCAGCATGACGCCGGTGATGATCGAAGCGATCTGATAGAACTTCAGCGCTCCGCGGATCGCCGGAAAGCTGGCGACTCTGGGCTCGGGCATGCCCTCCATTCTAGCCGCCGACCAGGGCGGCTTCGGCCGCACGGTCGTCGGCCCGCTGCCGCGCACGGCGAAGGCCGCCGGGATTGCTCCCGACGGCCTCACCGTGTGATCGCTGAACTCAACGCCAGCGGGCGAGGAAATCCAGCAGCCAGTTGATGATCTGGTCGAAGACGCTGCCGGCACCGCCGCCACCGCCGTCGCCACCACCGTCACCGTTGCCGCCACCGTCACCGTCACCATTCCCACCGCCGGTGCCCGCGAACACCAGGGGCAGCGTCACCGGCCCGCCGACGTTCGGCGTGGCGACCAGCGTCTTGCCGGCGGCATCGGCCGGGACGGTGAAGGTGAACGTCACCTTCCCCGCCTCGTCGAAGGCGTCGACGATGGCCGAGTCCACGCTGGCCGTGCCCAGCTGCGTGTCGCCGATCGCGAAGCCGACCTCGGTGGGCTTCTGCTCGCCGGCGCTGAACGACAGCGACGACAGCTGCACGGTGACCGATTGGCCCGCCTGGTAGCTGCTGGCGGCCGGAGTCACCGTCACGCCGACGGCGCGCTGCACGAGGTCGGGCACCGCGGCGGATGCCGGGTCGGCCGCGTTCGCCGCGAACCAGTCGACCATGGACTGCAGGTCGATCTTGCCGGTGTCCTTCTTGTTCGTCCCCGCCTGGAATGTGGAGAAGTTGTCACCACCGGCCGCGAGGAACGAGTTCGCTGCGACCGAGTACGACGCCGCCGGGTCGATCGCCGCACCGTTGAGCGTGATCGCCGTGATGCGACTGCCGGCCGCGCCCGTCGGGTCGTACGTGTACGACAGGCCCTTCGACAGCCCCAGTTTCAGGAACGGACGGCTTGCGCCGGCCGGCTGCCACTGCTCCTCGAGCACGGACTTCAGCTGCGCCCCTGTCAGCTGCAGCGTGACCAGCGTGTTGGCGAACGGCTGCACCGTCGCCGCCTCACGGTAGGTCACGTTGCCGTCTGGATCGGATGCTGCGCCCGAAGACGCGTAACTGAGGTTGGCACGGATGCCGCCGGGGTTCATCAGGGCGATATCCGCACCGGTCGCCCACTGCTGCACATCGGCGACGAAGTTGCCGATCGTCGACTCGCCGCCGCGGTTCTCGACCTTCGGGTCGGTCTGCCTTGCGCGGTTGAAGTCGCCTGCGATGTCTCCGACCTTGATCGCGCCGAGGACGTCCGCCTCCTTCTTGGCCTGGTCGACGATCGCCTGCACCTCAGGGTCGGCCGGGTACTTGCCCGCCAGCGGACGGATCTCGTTCTCGATCGACAGCAGCTTGACCTTGTTCTTGTTCTTCTTCTCGACCTGCAGGTTCATCACGCCGAGGTTCTCGCCGTACTGCCCCGCCGAGACGACCGGGCGACCGTTGATCACATGGTTGTACGCGAGGTGCGTGTGCGCCGAGACGATGGCATCCACGTCGCGATCGACGCCGTAGACGATCTCACCCAGCGGCGAGTCGCGCGTGATGCTCGACGCGTCGGTGGTGGCAGCGCCCTCATGAACGAGGAGGATGATCACATCAGCCTCTCCGTTGGAGGTCCTGCCATCGGTGAGGTCGTCGGCGACGTCGTTCACGGAGTCCACGATGCTGCGCACCTCGAGGTCCTTGATGCCCTCGGGTGACACCAGCGAGCCGAGCTCTTCGGTGACGGCACCGATGAATCCGACCCGCACGCCGTCGATCTCCTTCACCCAGGACGGCGCCAGAGCGGGCTCACCCGTCTCGGTGAGGAAGACGTTCGACGAGATGTACTCCCAGTCCGCGCGGTCCTGCACGCGGTCGCGCAGGTCTTCCCAGCCCTGATCGAACTCGTGGTTGCCGGCGGCGCTCACGTCGAGGCCGGCCGCGTTGAGCGCGTCGATCGTCGGTTCGTCGTTGTTGATGAACGATGTGAACGTCGAGGCGCCGATCAGGTCGCCAGCTGCGGCGAAGATCGTGTTCGGGTTCTCATCGCGCACGCGCTCTACCGCGCCGGCGAGCACCGCCGCGCCTGCAGCAGCGCCGTCCGCTTCGATCCGACCGTGGAAGTCGTTGATCGTGGCGATGTCGATGCTGATCGGAACGTCCTTCTCCTTCTGGGCGATGCCGACGAGGATCGGGTCGTGATCGCTGGAGCGGTACGGGGTGCCGGTCTCCGTGGCGCCGAATGCGTATCCGCGATCGCTCCACTCCGGGGAGTTGATGCCCCAGACGCCGGCCCCGGCGACGGATGCCTTCAGCGATGGGGACGCGATCACGTGATCGAGAGAGCCGAGCTCGCCGTCGAAGGTGTAGGTGTACTGGCCGGCGGTCTTGTCAGCGACCAGGTCACTCCATCCGGCGTCGGTGAACACGTCGATCGGGTCCTCTTCGCTGTACGCGTTGAAGTCGCCGATCAGCAGCATGTCGTCGCTGCGGGACTTCTTCGCCAGCTGTTCGGTGAATGCCAGCACCGACTGCGCCTGCTCGACGCGCTCGGCGTTGAAAAGGCCCTGCCCGTCAGCCGGCTCCGCTCCATCGCCACCCTTCGACTTGAAGTGGTTCGCGACGACGGTGAACGTCCTGTTCTTGAACTTGAACGTCTGCGCGATGGGCTCGCGGGCGATGTCCCACACGCTCTCGTCGCTGACCGTCGAGCTGTCGCCGACCGTCTTCACATCACGCTTCTTGTAGATGATCGCGTTGGTGATGAAGTCGGTCGTCGCCGCGTTGTGCAGCGCCTTCGGGGTCGGAACGTACGCCCACACCTCGCGACCAGCGGCCGCGTTGAGTCCGCTCACGAGGTCCTTGAGCGCGGTGTCAGCCGGCTTGCCGAACTTGACCGAGTTCTCGATCTCCATCAGCGAGACGATCTCGGCGTCGAGCCCGTTGATCGCCGCGACGATCTTCGACTTCTGGATCGCGAACTGCGCGGCGTTGCTTGCGCCACGGGCATCCGGGTTCTCAGACTTGAGCGTCGTGAAGTAGTTGTACACGTTGAACGAGGCGACCTGCAGATCCCCGCCCACTGACGGTGCAGCAGGGCGCGGATTCTTCACCGTGAATGCGACCTTGGCCGTCGCCGGCGACTCGCTGCTCAGCGGCATCGTCGGCTGCAGGCGCCAGTCGTCGAAGCCGTACTGCAGCACGAAGCCCTTCGTGCCGAAGTCGACGACATCGCCGTTTCGCACCACGACGTCCTTGGTGAAGTAGGGCTGGTCACCCGGATGCGCGCTGTTGCTGATCTGGATGTTGTAGCCGTCGTCGAGGAAGATGCGGTCGGCGCGGTTGGACGCGGCTATCGCGTCAGCCCCGGCACCCGGCTGCTTCAGCTCGGTGCTCTTCACGTTCAGCGTGCCAGGGTTCAGCCAGAGCGTGCCGAAGTTGAACAGCTGGTGGCTGGATGCCACGGCGTAGTCACCCGTCGGTGCGACGAGCATGTTCTCGTACGCCTCGCGCGCATTGCCCACGACCGAGGTCGGCAGCGGCGTCAGTGCCGGGACGCCGACGGCGGCGGTCACGACCTTGACATCGGCTGCCGCCTTCGGAGTGATCTGCGTCTGCAGGAACCGCTCGGTGACCGTTCCCGTGACCGAGACGAGGTCGCCGATCGCGCCTGGCACGGTCTTGCCGCCCAGGAAGACGAAGACGCCGTCCGAAGCACCAGGCGTCTTGTCGGTGGCGCCGCCGGAGCCCGCGGTCTGGATCACGATGCCGTCGTAGCCGCCGGCGCGGTAGTCGGCGGTGATGACACCCTCGACGGCGACGACCTTGCCGTCCAGAGGCGAGATGCCACCGGTGCCCTGCACCTCGGCGATCGTTGCCTTCACGGCGGGGTCGGGATCGGGGCCAGGGCCGGGGTCCGTGCCGCCGGTCTCGCCCTTCGCGTTGGTCGGGGTGATCGATGCCGACAGCGAGAAGTCGTCCTTGTTGACGTCGGTGTCCTTGCCGCCGGTGCGGTTCAGCGACTTGACGTCGGTATTGCTGGACGGGGCCCCCGCGACAGCGCCTTCGAACGTGTTCGAGGTGCCGTAGCCGAGCAGATCGATGACATTCGATCCGGTGGCCACATCGCCGACGACAGATCCCGTCGGCAGCGTGACGGCGGCGGTGCCGTTCACGAGCGCGAGGGTGCCGGTGGTGCCGCTCGGTGTCAGCGAGCTGACCTTGTCGGCGGCCGGCAGGTCACTGCCGGCAGGGCCGTTGCTGTTCGCCTGAACGAGGTAGTAGCCCTTCGACGCGATCGTGCCGGTCAGGGCGATCGTGCCGTTCGAGGCGCCGGACCCCGTAGCCGATCGGTACTGCAGCGACATGCCGTCAAGCGTGATCGCGGCATCGGTCGGGTTGTACAGTTCGACGAATTTGTTCTTGAACGCGGCGCCGGCGCTGCCACCGGACAGGTACGCCTCATTGATGACGACCCCCGTTCCGGTGGTGTCGGCGAATGCGGGCGCTGTTATCAGCGTTCCGAAGCTCACTGCGCAAGCGGTGGTCAGCGCGAGAGCGCTGATGCGCCCCCGGCTCCTGTGGCGTGGGAGGGGAGCCTGGTGGCTCGCGTCCCGGGGGTCGGGCATCATCGTTGCTGTCTCCTCGATCAGGGTCCAGTCGCGGATCTTGTGGATCCGTGGCAGGCGCGTGCCCCAGGCGCACGCGCATGAATGTGACCATAGAGCGCCCCGGTGACATCCGGCAAGGGTGTTCTGTGTTCGGGCACCGATCCGTCGGTCAACGGGCACCGATCCGTCACCAAGCGGTCACCGAGATGAACGGCCGGCGAACAGCATCCGATCAGGCCGCTGCGGCGTCCTCGAACTCCTCGACCTCGCGCTCCCACGCATCGCGCGCGAGGCGGTACCAGAGGTAGAAAGCGAAGCCGGCGAAGATGGCCCATTCGGCCGCGTAGAAGATGTTCAGCCAGTTGATCGGCGACTTGATCTCGGGGGCGGGCGAGCTGATGTCGACCAGTCCCTCCGGCGCCTCGATGGATGCCAGGTACGGGCGGTACACGCCCAGCTGATCGACATCGTGCCAGCGGCTCAGCAGTGCGGCCGGAGACATCCGGTCCAACCGCATCACGTCGTCGCGCGGCGGGAGCTGCACGCCCTCGTCGTCGATGATCCGGCCGGTGATCTCGACCGGAGTGGAACCAGCGCCGGACGAGAGCGCCTCGGCGGCAGCATCCGCCTCTTCGCGCGTCGCGGCCCAGCCGAGCGCCACGGCGATCGAGGTGCGCTCGTCGACGCGCAGCTGCCCGGTGACCCAGTACCCCTCAGCACCGTCGTTCGCGCGAGACGAGACGATGATGAAGTCCTCGGCGACCCAGG from Microbacterium sp. H1-D42 carries:
- a CDS encoding ExeM/NucH family extracellular endonuclease; the protein is MSFGTLITAPAFADTTGTGVVINEAYLSGGSAGAAFKNKFVELYNPTDAAITLDGMSLQYRSATGSGASNGTIALTGTIASKGYYLVQANSNGPAGSDLPAADKVSSLTPSGTTGTLALVNGTAAVTLPTGSVVGDVATGSNVIDLLGYGTSNTFEGAVAGAPSSNTDVKSLNRTGGKDTDVNKDDFSLSASITPTNAKGETGGTDPGPGPDPDPAVKATIAEVQGTGGISPLDGKVVAVEGVITADYRAGGYDGIVIQTAGSGGATDKTPGASDGVFVFLGGKTVPGAIGDLVSVTGTVTERFLQTQITPKAAADVKVVTAAVGVPALTPLPTSVVGNAREAYENMLVAPTGDYAVASSHQLFNFGTLWLNPGTLNVKSTELKQPGAGADAIAASNRADRIFLDDGYNIQISNSAHPGDQPYFTKDVVVRNGDVVDFGTKGFVLQYGFDDWRLQPTMPLSSESPATAKVAFTVKNPRPAAPSVGGDLQVASFNVYNYFTTLKSENPDARGASNAAQFAIQKSKIVAAINGLDAEIVSLMEIENSVKFGKPADTALKDLVSGLNAAAGREVWAYVPTPKALHNAATTDFITNAIIYKKRDVKTVGDSSTVSDESVWDIAREPIAQTFKFKNRTFTVVANHFKSKGGDGAEPADGQGLFNAERVEQAQSVLAFTEQLAKKSRSDDMLLIGDFNAYSEEDPIDVFTDAGWSDLVADKTAGQYTYTFDGELGSLDHVIASPSLKASVAGAGVWGINSPEWSDRGYAFGATETGTPYRSSDHDPILVGIAQKEKDVPISIDIATINDFHGRIEADGAAAGAAVLAGAVERVRDENPNTIFAAAGDLIGASTFTSFINNDEPTIDALNAAGLDVSAAGNHEFDQGWEDLRDRVQDRADWEYISSNVFLTETGEPALAPSWVKEIDGVRVGFIGAVTEELGSLVSPEGIKDLEVRSIVDSVNDVADDLTDGRTSNGEADVIILLVHEGAATTDASSITRDSPLGEIVYGVDRDVDAIVSAHTHLAYNHVINGRPVVSAGQYGENLGVMNLQVEKKNKNKVKLLSIENEIRPLAGKYPADPEVQAIVDQAKKEADVLGAIKVGDIAGDFNRARQTDPKVENRGGESTIGNFVADVQQWATGADIALMNPGGIRANLSYASSGAASDPDGNVTYREAATVQPFANTLVTLQLTGAQLKSVLEEQWQPAGASRPFLKLGLSKGLSYTYDPTGAAGSRITAITLNGAAIDPAASYSVAANSFLAAGGDNFSTFQAGTNKKDTGKIDLQSMVDWFAANAADPASAAVPDLVQRAVGVTVTPAASSYQAGQSVTVQLSSLSFSAGEQKPTEVGFAIGDTQLGTASVDSAIVDAFDEAGKVTFTFTVPADAAGKTLVATPNVGGPVTLPLVFAGTGGGNGDGDGGGNGDGGGDGGGGGAGSVFDQIINWLLDFLARWR
- a CDS encoding SURF1 family cytochrome oxidase biogenesis protein: MTTPEPLAPQQFPPTLREVMLRGRWIGVLVLCLVVAGVFAWLGQWQLARAIDTDPPAPGATEQVRPLTDVVEPGEYLDESLGGQRVETAGTWVAEDFIIVSSRANDGAEGYWVTGQLRVDERTSIAVALGWAATREEADAAAEALSSGAGSTPVEITGRIIDDEGVQLPPRDDVMRLDRMSPAALLSRWHDVDQLGVYRPYLASIEAPEGLVDISSPAPEIKSPINWLNIFYAAEWAIFAGFAFYLWYRLARDAWEREVEEFEDAAAA
- a CDS encoding DUF3817 domain-containing protein, which translates into the protein MPEPRVASFPAIRGALKFYQIASIITGVMLLLLVAEMVLKYTPIRLELFLGGSGGFLWFADVVEGPDGLESTGDGINLSLSILVVHGWFYVVYLFACFRMWSMMRWPFLRFILLALGGVIPFLSFIMEARVARDVKAYLAKREAAASIASGDAGAAADPQISTTTEGAR
- the guaA gene encoding glutamine-hydrolyzing GMP synthase, whose protein sequence is MTEQTETQQRPALVVDFGAQYAQLIARRVREAGVYSEIVPHTATAEEIAAKNPVALILSGGPSSVYEDGAPKLDPAVFELGVPTLGICYGFQYMAQTLGGEVANTGLREYGATDAHIAAGESTLLGGQPAEQNVWMSHGDQVARAPEGFEVLATTDATKVAAFADESRGFYGVQWHPEVKHSDHGQAIIENFLHKGAGLPADWNSDNVIAEQLERIREQVGDARVISALSGGVDSAVSTALVHKAIGDQLTAVFVDHGLLRKGEREQVEKDYVESTGVRLITVDAVDTFLGHLEGVTDPETKRKIIGREFIRAFEQVQRDLVDEAKATGGAPVKFLVQGTLYPDVVESGGGAGTANIKSHHNVGGLPDDLDFDLVEPLRALFKDEVRAIGRELGIPEAIVGRQPFPGPGLGIRIIGEVTRERLDILREADAIAREELTKAGLDQTIWQCPVVLLADVRSVGVQGDGRTYGHPIVLRPVSSEDAMTADWTRLPYDVLSKISNRITNEVREVNRVVLDVTSKPPATIEWE